A window of Juglans regia cultivar Chandler chromosome 7, Walnut 2.0, whole genome shotgun sequence contains these coding sequences:
- the LOC108988286 gene encoding probably inactive receptor-like protein kinase At2g46850 has product MFPLLSIFVIILGLLKQLPMSLSLPEPQQNEQAQPLLQPTQCNEKCGSFNISFPFYLNTSCGSVSDAFHLSCSNSTIPFLNIASESYRILEFFTDGVLVDFPGLSSCRQYKDLHAFSFSRSNYFSVSVDNVIGLYDCEDSSLCKAECETINMPGCDGSDASPACCYPLSDHSIWHIGDGFTVFSKFGCRGFGSWAVLRGASAGKRGVKLEWAIPRNSSRGACASNGYIVNATGIEAGVRCLCQDGFSGDGFANGVGCLKSCIKDGREAFGTDCYDKQTSGRKVVIVAGVLASVLIVASLTALLYLIKRHVKQGKFDTDQAYFHSTISFRKACRTRLFNYHELDHATKGFEKGQTLAAGSNGSIYAGILGDRSHIAVLKLHCDNERDLLQVLSQIEVLSLIQHRNIARLLGCCIDAGYAPLVVYEYPANGTLEEHLLHSREHNIGLDWYKRLHIAAETASVLAFLQSEISPPIYDHYLRSSCLFLDDDFLVKIAGLGLLTSSIGNGSDLHKSDVYNLGVLLLQIISGSNHFDMPTVALKKIKCGKLEEIVDPFLYYHEQPPFRREQIEIVADLATRCLLFGRDGKLGMMDVARELVHITKESIDGGSGRGPALEETFSNSSLLQMISMSPDSIHVP; this is encoded by the exons ATGTTTCCTCTGCTCTCTATTTTCGTTATTATTCTTGGGCTTCTTAAACAACTGCCCATGTCCCTGTCTCTCCCTGaacctcaacaaaatgaacAGGCGCAACCCCTTTTGCAACCAACTCAGTGCAATGAGAAATGTGGGAGCTTTAATATCTCTTTCCcattttatttgaacacttcATGTGGGTCGGTTTCTGATGCTTTTCATCTCTCATGCTCCAACTCCACCATTCCTTTCCTCAATATTGCTTCTGAAAGCTATCGGATTCTCGAATTCTTCACTGATGGTGTACTGGTCGACTTTCCAGGTCTCTCTTCCTGTCGTCAGTATAAGGATTTGCATGCCTTCAGTTTTTCCAGAAGTAATTACTTCAGCGTGTCGGTTGACAATGTCATTGGGTTGTATGATTGCGAGGATTCTTCTTTATGCAAAGCAGAATGCGAAACAATTAACATGCCCGGTTGTGATGGCAGTGATGCTTCCCCTGCCTGCTGCTATCCACTTTCTGATCATAGTATATGGCATATTGGAGATGGCTTTACCGTTTTTTCCAAGTTTGGGTGCAGAGGGTTCGGAAGTTGGGCTGTTCTGAGGGGGGCTAGTGCAGGTAAGCGTGGAGTTAAGTTGGAATGGGCTATTCCAAGGAATTCATCAAGGGGAGCATGTGCTAGCAATGGATATATTGTGAATGCTACAGGAATTGAAGCAGGGGTAAGGTGCTTGTGTCAAGATGGGTTTTCTGGCGATGGATTTGCAAATGGAGTAGGGTGCTTGAAGT CATGCATTAAGGACGGACGGGAAGCATTCGGGACTGACTGCTACGATAAACAAACCAGTGGAAGGAAAGTCGTGATTGTGGCTG GAGTTCTGGCTTCGGTTCTGATAGTTGCCTCATTGACTGCACTTCTCTATCTAATCAAGCGGCATGTTAAGCAGGGGAAATTTGACACGGACCAGGCATACTTTCACAGCACCATCTCATTCCGCAAAGCATGTAGGACTCGATTATTCAATTACCATGAGCTGGATCATGCCACTAAAGGGTTTGAAAAGGGTCAAACACTTGCAGCTGGCAGTAATGGTTCAATTTATGCCGGGATTCTTGGGGATAGATCCCACATAGCTGTGCTTAAGTTACACTGTGACAATGAAAGAGATTTACTTCAAGTTCTATCCCAAATCGAGGTGTTATCCCTCATTCAACACCGGAATATAGCTCGTCTCCTTGGATGCTGTATCGATGCTGGCTATGCCCCACTTGTGGTCTATGAGTATCCTGCAAATGGTACTTTGGAGGAACATTTACTTCATAGTAGAGAACATAACATTGGTCTTGACTGGTACAAGAGGTTGCACATTGCGGCTGAAACAGCTAGTGTTCTTGCATTCCTGCAAAGTGAGATTTCTCCTCCCATCTACGACCATTATCTCAGATCCAGTTGCTTGTTTTTAGACGATGATTTTTTAGTGAAGATTGCCGGGCTCGGTCTACTCACCTCAAGCATTGGGAATGGGTCTGATTTGCACAAAAGTGATGTTTATAACTTGGGAGTTCTTCTTCTCCAGATTATTTCAGGCTCAAATCACTTTGACATGCCAACTgtagctttgaaaaaaataaagtgtggaAAGCTAGAGGAGATTGTGGATCCATTCCTTTATTATCACGAGCAACCGCCTTTTCGTCGAGAGCAAATAGAGATAGTTGCAGACCTTGCAACGAGGTGTTTGTTGTTTGGTAGAGATGGAAAACTTGGTATGATGGATGTTGCAAGGGAGTTGGTACATATTACTAAAGAAAGCATTGATGGAGGTAGTGGGAGGGGTCCTGCTCTAGAGGAAACATTTTCGAATTCCAGCCTCCTCCAAATGATATCAATGTCTCCTGATTCTATACACGTTCCCTGA
- the LOC108988288 gene encoding uncharacterized protein LOC108988288, producing MDPFESIDHMEDEDYFDHEEYMIQAMALHRQQHAVEGASASRRRNSQPRMFIRRNPLEGHERLWNDYFAEPSIYLPNVFRRRFRMHRNLFLRIHSAVEAHDDYFVQKRDASGRLGLSSLQKITAAIRMLAYGVTTDLMDEYVRIGESTARLSMKKFVKAIVSIFGGEYLRSPTNSDIARLLEVGQNRGFPEMLGSIDCMHWKWKNCPSAWKGMYSGHVNEPTIILEAVASYDLWIWHAFFGLPESHNDINVLDRSFFFATLAEGHAPPCNYTINGHEYTMGYYLADGIYHSWATLVKTIPAPHGKKKKHFAACQESARKDVERAFGVLQARFAIVRGPARYFQPEF from the coding sequence ATGGATCCCTTTGAGAGTATTGATcatatggaagatgaagattaTTTTGATCACGAGGAGTATATGATACAAGCAATGGCCCTACATAGACAACAACATGCAGTCGAGGGAGCATCTGCTTCACGTCGTCGTAATTCTCAACCTCGTATGTTCATCCGACGTAATCCATTGGAAGGTCATGAGCGCCTTTGGAATGATTACTTTGCTGAGCCGTCAATATATCTGCCAAACGTATTTAGGAGGAGGTTTCGAATGCATCGTAATCTTTTTTTACGCATACATTCTGCAGTTGAAGCTCACGATGATTATTTTGTCCAAAAAAGAGACGCCAGTGGGAGACTTGGATTGTCCTCCCTTCAAAAGATAACTGCAGCAATTAGGATGCTTGCATATGGGGTTACGACAGATCTTATGGACGAGTATGTAAGAATTGGAGAAAGCACCGCACGATTGAGTATGAAGAAATTTGTAAAGGCGATCGTGTCAATTTTTGGGGGTGAGTACTTGAGGTCTCCAACCAATAGTGATATAGCGAGGTTACTAGAAGTCGGACAAAACCGTGGGTTTCCAGAAATGTTGGGtagcattgattgcatgcattggaaaTGGAAGAACTGTCCTAGTGCTTGGAAAGGTATGTACTCTGGTCACGTAaatgaaccaactattattttggagGCTGTTGCATCTtatgatctttggatatggCATGCTTTTTTTGGTTTGCCTGAGTCTCATAATGACATCAATGTACTCGatcgatcttttttttttgccacgtTGGCCGAAGGTCATGCTCCTCCGTGCAACTACACAATCAATGGTCACGAATACACAATGGGATATTATCTTGCTGATGGTATATATCATTCATGGGCAACATTAGTGAAGACAATTCCTGCTCcacatggaaaaaagaaaaaacattttgcTGCTTGTCAGGAGTCTGCAAGGAAAGATGTGGAGCGAGCCTTCGGAGTACTCCAAGCTAGATTTGCAATTGTGCGTGGACCTGCTAGATATTTTCAGCCCGAGTTCTAA